A part of Arachis hypogaea cultivar Tifrunner chromosome 12, arahy.Tifrunner.gnm2.J5K5, whole genome shotgun sequence genomic DNA contains:
- the LOC112726633 gene encoding tyrosine-sulfated glycopeptide receptor 1, giving the protein MVMLISHANPKISHHIGSSLPLCSPLPSSSSSSSPSPPTTITFIITSTSTTFSCCNKNDRDSLLALYANISISSTHGSLNWSNSSDCCKWEGITCDSDLRVTHLELPFRGLFGRISPSLTGLEGLSYLNLSHNQLSGNLPDHLYQLFDHLLVLDLSYNRLSGELPESPFVDSNKTSNRNTNTSVVIQEIDLSSNLFNGTLKHSLIQHIAGGGNLVYFNVSNNSFTGQIPTSLFCINDHNSSALRSLDFSYNDFGDTIQPGLGACSKLEKFRAGFNELTGNLPVDVFDAVSLTEISLPRNKLGGTIDNDIVRLTNLTVLELYSNNLTGKIPPRIGELIKLQSLLLHVNNLTGTLPQSMMNCANLLVLNLRVNLLEGNLSAFNFSRFLKLTTLDLGNNNFSGILPPTLYACKNLTAVRLAFNNLEGQISHEIIGLQSLSFLAVSRNQLQNITGALRILTGLKELKTLMLSKNFFYEKLPSDVDIADTGGFQKLQVLGLGGCSFTGEIPGWLVNLTKLEVLDLSFNEISGSIPPWLGTLPQLFYLDLSVNHLTGIFPIELTRLPALISQQANDKVERAYLELPVFADANNVSQMQYNQLSNLPPVMYLGRNRLSGSIPIEIGNLKVLHQLDLKSNNFSGNIPSEISSLVNLEKLDLSGNHLSGEIPDSLKVLHFLSFFSVANNNLQGRIPTGGQFDTFSSSSFEGNAQLCGTVIQHSCPTQKNSNSTEAHRGTNRKVILGLIIAVCFGTGCIMTVLTLWILSKRRINPGEDHDKIELGSVSPYSNSGVHPEVDKEASLVVLFPNKANETKDLTIFEILKATENFSQANIIGCGGFGLVYKATLPNGITLAIKKLSGDLGLMEREFKAEVEALSTAQHENLVALQGYCVHDGFRLLMYTYMENGSLDYWLHEKADGASQLDWPTRLKIAQGASCGLAYLHQICEPHIVHRDIKSSNILLDEKFEAHVADFGLSRLILPYQTHVTTELVGTLGYIPPEYGQAWVATLRGDVYSFGVVMLELLTGRRPVDVCKPKMSRELVAWVQQMRIEGKEDQVFDPLLRGKGYEAEMLQVLDVACMCVSHNPFKRPSIREVVEWLKNVGLSKRTT; this is encoded by the exons ATCACTTCAACTTCAACAACTT TTTCATGTTGTAACAAGAATGATAGAGATTCTTTATTGGCCTTGTATGCCAACATATCAATCTCTTCCACACATGGTTCTCTCAATTGGTCAAATTCTTCTGATTGCTGCAAATGGGAAGGGATTACCTGTGATTCGGATCTCAGAGTCACACATCTTGAGCTTCCATTTAGAGGATTATTCGGACGAATTTCGCCATCTCTGACCGGTCTTGAAGGTCTATCATACCTTAATCTGTCACATAATCAGTTATCTGGTAACCTCCCTGACCACCTATACCAACTGTTTGATCATTTGCTTGTTCTTGATTTAAGCTATAATAGGCTTTCTGGTGAATTGCCAGAATCACCCTTTGTTGATAGTAACAAAACTAGCAATAGAAATACAAATACAAGTGTTGTGATTCAGGAGATTGATTTGTCTAGTAATTTGTTCAATGGAACATTGAAACATTCTCTCATTCAGCATATAGCAGGAGGAGGGAATTTGGTGTATTTCAATGTTAGCAATAACAGCTTCACAGGTCAAATTCCAACTTCACTCTTTTGCATCAATGATCATAACTCCTCGGCTTTGAGATCCCTGGACTTTTCCTACAATGATTTTGGTGATACTATTCAGCCAGGGCTCGGAGCGTGTTCAAAGCTCGAGAAGTTTAGAGCAGGATTCAATGAACTAACTGGGAATCTCCCAGTTGATGTCTTTGATGCTGTTTCTTTGACAGAAATCTCTTTGCCCCGGAACAAGCTTGGTGGAACAATCGACAATGACATTGTTCGCCTCACGAACCTCACAGTTTTGGAGCTATACTCCAATAATTTAACAGGAAAAATTCCACCAAGGATTGGTGAACTCATCAAATTGCAGAGTTTGCTCCTTCATGTTAACAACTTGACTGGTACCTTGCCCCAATCTATGATGAACTGTGCCAAtcttcttgtgttgaatttaaggGTCAACTTATTGGAAGGGAATCTCTCAGCATTCAACTTCTCAAGATTCCTTAAACTCACAACACTTGATCTTGGCAACAATAACTTCAGTGGTATCTTGCCACCAACACTCTATGCATGCAAGAATCTTACAGCTGTGAGATTAGCGTTCAATAATCTCGAGGGACAGATTTCGCATGAGATTATTGGCCTTCAATCCCTTTCTTTCCTAGCAGTTTCAAGGAACCAGCTGCAAAACATCACGGGGGCTCTGCGAATTCTCACAGGGCTAAAGGAGCTTAAAACTCTGATGCTCTCAAAAAATTTCTTCTATGAAAAGTTACCTAGTGATGTTGACATAGCAGACACAGGTGGATTCCAGAAGCTCCAAGTTTTAGGACTTGGAGGTTGTAGTTTCACCGGCGAAATACCAGGCTGGCTTGTGAACCTGACAAAGCTTGAGGTCTTGGACCTGTCCTTTAACGAAATCAGTGGTTCGATTCCTCCCTGGTTAGGTACACTTCCTCAGCTTTTCTACCTGGACTTGTCTGTTAACCACCTTACAGGAATATTTCCTATTGAGCTTACAAGGCTGCCAGCACTGATATCACAACAGGCGAATGATAAAGTCGAAAGAGCTTACTTGGAGTTACCGGTTTTTGCCGATGCCAACAATGTTTCCCAGATGCAATATAATCAGCTTTCCAATCTGCCACCAGTGATGTATCTGGGACGGAACAGACTCAGTGGCAGTATTCCAATTGAGATTGGAAATTTGAAGGTCCTTCATCAGCTGGATTTGAAGAGCAACAACTTCTCTGGCAATATACCATCTGAGATTTCAAGCTTGGTTAACTTAGAGAAACTAGACCTCTCCGGAAACCATTTATCTGGCGAAATTCCTGATTCGCTCAAGGTGCTGCATTTCTTGTCTTTTTTCAGTGTAGCAAACAATAATCTCCAAGGACGGATACCAACTGGTGGACAATTTGATACATTCTCCTCCTCCAGCTTTGAAGGGAATGCGCAATTGTGTGGCACAGTGATTCAGCACTCTTGTCCTACTCAAAAAAATTCTAACAGCACTGAAGCTCATCGTGGCACAAACAGAAAAGTAATATTAGGACTTATTATTGCAGTGTGTTTTGGCACTGGTTGCATCATGACAGTGCTGACACTTTGGATACTCTCCAAGAGAAGGATCAATCCCGGAGAAGACCATGACAAGATCGAACTGGGATCGGTTTCTCCATACTCCAACAGTGGTGTTCATCCTGAGGTTGACAAGGAGGCCAGCCTAGTGGTATTGTTCCCAAACAAAGCGAACGAAACCAAGGATCTTACCATATTTGAGATCTTGAAAGCAACTGAGAATTTCAGCCAGGCAAACATAATAGGATGTGGTGGATTCGGTTTGGTTTACAAGGCAACATTACCAAATGGAATTACACTAGCCATCAAGAAGCTTTCAGGGGATTTAGGCCTCATGGAGAGGGAATTTAAGGCAGAGGTAGAGGCTTTGTCCACAGCACAACATGAGAATCTGGTGGCACTGCAAGGCTATTGTGTCCATGATGGATTTCGGCTTCTGATGTATACTTACATGGAGAATGGAAGTCTTGATTACTGGCTGCATGAAAAGGCCGATGGCGCATCTCAACTTGATTGGCCGACTCGTTTAAAGATTGCACAAGGGGCAAGCTGTGGTTTGGCCTATTTGCATCAGATATGCGAGCCACATATTGTGCATCGTGatataaagtcaagcaatatacTCCTCGACGAAAAGTTTGAGGCACATGTTGCTGATTTTGGCTTGTCCAGGTTGATTCTTCCTTATCAAACTCATGTCACAACTGAACTTGTAGGCACATTAGGATACATTCCCCCTGAGTATGGACAAGCATGGGTGGCAACTCTACGAGGAGATGTGTATAGCTTTGGAGTTGTCATGCTAGAGCTTCTCACCGGAAGAAGACCGGTCGATGTATGCAAGCCGAAAATGTCAAGAGAGTTGGTTGCTTGGGTTCAACAAATGAGAATTGAAGGGAAAGAAGATCAAGTTTTTGACCCTCTTTTGAGAGGAAAAGGCTATGAAGCAGAGATGCTGCAAGTTCTTGATGTGGCATGTATGTGTGTCAGCCACAATCCTTTCAAGAGACCAAGCATCAGAgaagttgttgaatggttgaagaATGTAGGATTGTCCAAGCGAACAACATAG